In Clarias gariepinus isolate MV-2021 ecotype Netherlands chromosome 21, CGAR_prim_01v2, whole genome shotgun sequence, the sequence ctgcttccataaaCGAAAATGtataaactaacaaaaataactatttacaatatttacaaacaattaacattaacacaaaagaccaaaacacacaccacacaagctCACAACACAGGCGCGACCAACAGCTCAATTTTGTAATACACCAACAACATCTCCCAGACAACATCACACAGCGCGCGCTTCCGGCTTTCCTCCGCGACCTTAAAAAGACGCGCAGATCCAACGACGGCCAATCCTGGCGCACGTCACGCACGTCCAATCAGGGCGGGGCCACCTGCAGGaaagggagagcgagagagagagagagaggaaagagcgCGCGTGCACACCGCCACCAGCATCCGCGCATTTACGcctacatgccacacacacgggCATGTAACAGCTGAGACCTATAACTGATCATACTCACATAATGTATATGGTAACAGTGGTAATCAGCTTAACAGTGGAAACaaataccatgcttacaaattatgttCAGATGAAGCAAGAGAAAATACACAAACTATCTGTATTAATTGGATAAGAACATTAAGGCTGTTCTAAAAATAATGGTTAACTTTGAACTATATAGTTTAGGTAACACCTGACTTTGACTTTGTGCAAATATTTCAACAGTCTGTGTTACTAAAACGAAAGAAAAAGAATGGTCATAGGATCTTCAGAAAATTTGTGGAATACAGGTAAACCCTGGATTGAGAGCATAAATAATCAAAACACTcttatatcaaagtgaatttctccataagaaataatggaaacgcagatgatttttttctacaaatatacaaatattcatataaaaataatttatacaaaatctaAAGTTTTAACAAGGAACCTTACTAATGACACTTGagcgtgtacacacacacacacactaatcgaAACACTGCTATGGTAcggttcttttaaaaaaaaagtattttaccagtgtgttattttagaaaaaaaaaaggtattttaccCGAAAAGATTCTTTCTTGTTGTCTGAGGTGCATGGGTCTTTAATACTTATGCAGACACTATACTCCCCTGATGTTGGGCTTTGGGGATTATCACTTAAACTTGAggttaaaaatttttaaatttaataccaACCAACCATAGAAAAAGGAACTAGGTTTTGTGGTGACCTtaacctgaccaactgaagcaactctaGATCAAACTGAAGCTTTTTCTGCTTAATCTAACTAGTGGGTTtctcaatcctgtgagttcacATTTCTTTGTATGTGGAAATGCTCGTACTgacagctgtgatttctactgttgatTGTTCACAATGTAACTTCAGTAAACGTTTATGTGATTACCGTCATTCTTGATTGACATATCAGCATTATCCTTCTAGGTTTtaatcaagtcaagtcaagtcaagtaggcttttattgtcatttcaaccatacagtatacagtttagtacatgATGAAATGAACACTCCTCCAgcaccaaggtgctacatataacataaatttacaacataaattaacaaaaactgactagctaactaactaagaaatctaattagctggctagctgagataaaccagattaacattataaattaaaatgaagtgTCGGGCAGTTCTTAATCCATTTCCAGTATTTTCAGCCATCACCTTAGTCATTCACTTTGCTTAATGCCGGCCAATAGTTTTTGAAACATGGTAATATCTTTCAAGTAACCACAGGATAAATCTAGCATGATTAAAAAATGGGAACCTACAAACTTGAATCAGTTAGAATTAAAGgaattgttgccagctgaagcATATTGATTggtgcagtaattatccaatcaaatgcttttaagtttttgtttattaaaatacaaactGCAATTTTTTTGAGCAGGCAGTGTGATATCTAATATGTCAAATGTTTTAACTCAGTAAGACTAGTGCAACTAACTGGCTTTCAAATTGACCACAAATGgcaatgtatttaaaaacaacaacttaataataataataataataataataataacaacaacgacaacaacaaaaataaatctgtagtCTTTGTAGGTCATGCGGTCTATTTGCAAAATGGCACCTCCTAGGTAGGATTATATTAAATCCCATCTGTGTCTGTGTTATCACTGGCACTGGTGTTGTCCAGAACACACTGTGTGCACTCTTTAGCACAGTCTTTAACAGTGGCTTTTGTTCTCAAGGCACGTTTCCTGTTGTGAGAAGAGAATATAAAAACAGGTCAGAATCAGGCAGCCATaggcatcacagctgtgctgatatttggCACAACAGCACCCCATCCTTACGGGGACAATTAATTATTACCAGACTAtgatttgcttgtttatttgaCCAGTTGTTTGCCTCTgccaacacatacagtatcttaTCTTAAgtatttaaattcttactggtgcTATGAAGGAAATGTGAGGAAagtaaaccatggaggtggtggacagtcctcaCAAACTTAAGAGACTTACAGTCCgagtattttcatttttttccactgTAGAATTTTAGCTAACTCCAGGGTGCCAGGATTAAATTTCAAATAGTGTTAGAtagaaagctagtgtgctatgtaGGGGATATAATCCCTTGTGCCACACAACAAGTAGTCCCCttgattcagccttgtgttagaagctaacTAGTGTTGTAGCTCGCATTAGCCATGACAACATCAACACGgacggttcagaggcaattaatttggaatgacttagaagagacaaagtgttgtttaagatgacaacaTAATCAGATATGTTTCCTTGTTgcaagtgcttctgtgactggttttgaaatagtttttttggcaggcagttactctcccctctttccagtactgcgGACAGTACCGACCTGCTTTCAGCCATGCCGGTGATCGAcagtttttagatttttagaaCACAGGTGAGGTGGAGTGATACAAAttgttaaacatcccagtgctgtaaTGCTCCATATCATCACTTGTGGAAGGCCTCTCGTCCAATTAGATTCCACAGTCAGAAATAACTGTTgtatatttgcatataattGTATCATAACACCACATGTGTCAGCGATGTCGTAGAAAATGCCTATACCAACCTTCTATAATAAAAATTGCATCTCGGCCTGGGTGAGTGGCAGGATGACAGTTCCTCCTCAGTAAACATCCTCTCCTGTAATAGAAAGAATAGTAATATTGAAATACATCCAAATCAGCACTGCTCAATTCCCCTTTTAATGTAATACaggtaatgttatttataaaataaagataattaaCTTCTTATATTACCCGAAAAGATTCTTTCTTGTTGTCTGAGGTGCATGGGTCTTTTATACTTATGCAGACACTGTACTCCCCTGAGGTTGGGCTTTGGGGATCATCACTTATACCTgaggtttaaaaaatgttattgtaataCCAACCAACCATAGAAAAAGGAACGAGGTTTTGTGGTACGTCTGGTCTGACTACTTTTACCACTGAGGCAATTAGGAATACAAATGTTTCAAAACATTTCAATGTCTGTGTTTGATTAAATGGTAAAGAGACTGAATTTATGGAAGAAAAGCAGATCAGTACAAACAAAGACCAGCTACAGACATATTGGAacatatgtatttatgtaaactCTCTAACATATCTATCTAgcaatatttaatacaatatacaatacaatataatacaaatttaatacaaaataaataaaatgcaattaaatagaaataaaatcacaaaaagaAAGTACTTTTGTCATATGTTTCCTTGAAATCTTCCTCACTTGTCTGGCTTTTTAgctaaagagggaaaaaagcatAGTCAGTTCtcatataaatgcaaaaaaggaGAACAAACTGCTGTAACTACAGtgtgattaatttttaaagacTGACACATCAGTTTTTGTTCACCTTATTTAGCTCTCAGAACTGCTGATCGTATTTAAGCATAAAATTTTACACTATCACTTCTtatacaaaaggaaaaaaaataaagaagctgCTGTATTTgtgatataatttatattttcaaaagtgaaaaaccttaattttttttctgcctaaTTGTGCCATCTAAACTGCTCAGTATACTTAATTATGGTACAAAATATATACTAACCTCCACGGTGCCCTGAAAAGAGTCCCCTTCTGTACTCTggaagaggaaaaaacaaagaaaatatgtaaacataataatatagtaagactatattaatattatattctaTAAGGTGCCTCAAAAGCCTGGATCCATATGCAAACAAGCAAATGCTGTAAAATTTCTTCATATGAATAATCCTGTTTTGTGTACATGAGAATAAGTTCAATTGGATCTTCTATAGTCAATGTGGTAGCCTTGTGGTTGAAATAAAGGCAAACCAAGACTTTGTAATGTGCAAGCGATGATTAAGTTATGCAATTCATTTTCACGGATCAGGCATTCTACTCATCGgatgttcacaggaacaactgcagtgggctcagagCCGCCTCGGCATGCTCATCATTCACtgatgtacggccttctttaaaacgtttacaccattcacatgttttactgcgactaagAGACTCATCACCGTATTGTGAtacgtcttctgtaaatgtccatttgttttttttaccttcatgaatgagaaatttcattacaagtcccagtttgacttgatcGTCCCTCCTACATACATAGCAGCTGATTAGGTCtaaaaaaatagacttttttttttagggattaAATAAAAGATTGAGTTTTTGTTTCATCCAGTACGAATACATATGCTTAAAAATTTGTTGCAGAAATTGTTACTTCCCTGATCAAAGCACATGTCATATGCCAAAAGAGTGACTGAGTTCTGCAAATATCATGAGTGCTTACTCTTAGTGTTTTGTAACAGTGGTTCTGTTTCCGGAGTTTTGCTTGAAGAGCAAGACTTTCTCCTTGACTGCGGAAGAGCTGGACCTGGAGCTCATCGTAACGTTCTCTTATCTCTCGGAGCTGCTTGCGGTAACCATCCTTATCCTGGAGGTTTTTACAGTTCTCCACGTGATACTCTTCTCGTGAAGAAATGGCCttatgaatagaaaaaaaagggacGCTCTTACAGCGAGACAGACGTGTGCATGGAGCAGAATTAAATGAGTAATTTTATTACCTTGTCTCTTTCTTTAATGACTTCATCCAGCTGCTTTAATATGTCTTCCATGCGTTTGCAGTACATTTTTGAATCTTTCTTTAAAATCTCACACATTAGTTCCAGTTCATCCTTCTTTTCCAGGTACTGAAAACACAAAGTTTTCATAAATAGGCAGGCAAACAGCTTCCTATAGACAATAATGAAGAAACCtacagtcttaaaaaaaaaagtaaaccttTTTCACAAACCTTATCTCGTAGATACTCAGCTTCATGTAGATCTCTCCGTAATTCATAAAGCTCATTGACCAGCTCCTGATGTGCCTGGGTTTGCTTCTTGATATCTTCTAGTGACTCAGTTATTGGTTTCTCATTTTCATCTGGAATTTTAACCTTATGGAAAATCATCGATTTGACTTTACAGGGTCTATGGCCTGAGTGCAACCTttgtattattcttttatttttattattattattttaccttGGAAGAAAGCTCCTGCACTTGAGCCTGCAGTAGATCATTCTCTTTCTGAAGCTCCAACATCATTTCTTGGCTAGGCCTCTGCTCCATAGCATTTTTAAGGGTAATAGTACGTTTTCGTTGAATTTTTGAATTGCTCTCGGCATTCATTAAGCTGTGCTTCAGCCTCTCAATCTGATCGAGAACAGAAGAACGTTCTCGCTACTTATGAAAATACATCATAAACATAGCTGCAAGATATACTATATTCTTGAATGGTCTAACCTCCAGTTGAAGGTCCCGATTACACATGAGAGCGCTGTTCTTCTCCTCACACAGTCGGTTCATGTCACTCATCAATTTGTAATTCTCATCCTTCAAGTGCCGTACCTCGTCCCACATCTGTTCCCATTCTCCACGCATACGCTGTACACGTTCTTGCTGTTTGCGAAGCTCGCATTCACGAGTCTGCAGCTGGCGAATTGTGTTAGCATGCTCAGCAACACGTGCAGAAGCTGCCAGTCTTGCTTTACGCTCATCCTGAAGGGTTTTCTGAAGCCGAGTCACCTCATTCATGAGAAACTCGGTTAATCCTGACTCACCTGCAGTATCTTAATTGGCACAACAAAATAGTCACGTCAAttgagtttttaaatgaaacattgtcTTTTATTATTTCTCATTCCTATTATAAAATCACAAACTTATTTATCATTATGGCATTTTAACCAACAGCAAACCTACCTACAAGGATTGAAAAAACCCTCGACGGCTCTTTGCCGGTTATTTTCTGATATAGCTGAGGATAGTCCAGTTCCAAACTCTCAAGGAATGCCACATAGCCCTTATGACCTGTCCTTTGTAAAATATCTAGTAGCATACCTAAAGAACACAACATATCTCAAGGAAATATATAATTGAATAAATGGAACAAGCTAATGATACAGGTAGTGTAAATGTTACCTACCTACTTTTTGCCGTCTTATAACCAAACTTGAATCATTGTAAATCTGTTCCTCATCCTCGCTATTGAGCACTCTACACTGTCTCAGATATGGTATAATTCGTGAAGGCTCAATGGTTTTGATGAGAAGCATTCTGAAGTCATCCAGCTGCATCCAGCACTCTTCATCGTCATCAAACTCAACAGCGTTTGGTCCATC encodes:
- the card9 gene encoding caspase recruitment domain-containing protein 9, with protein sequence MADGPNAVEFDDDEECWMQLDDFRMLLIKTIEPSRIIPYLRQCRVLNSEDEEQIYNDSSLVIRRQKVGMLLDILQRTGHKGYVAFLESLELDYPQLYQKITGKEPSRVFSILVDTAGESGLTEFLMNEVTRLQKTLQDERKARLAASARVAEHANTIRQLQTRECELRKQQERVQRMRGEWEQMWDEVRHLKDENYKLMSDMNRLCEEKNSALMCNRDLQLEIERLKHSLMNAESNSKIQRKRTITLKNAMEQRPSQEMMLELQKENDLLQAQVQELSSKVKIPDENEKPITESLEDIKKQTQAHQELVNELYELRRDLHEAEYLRDKYLEKKDELELMCEILKKDSKMYCKRMEDILKQLDEVIKERDKAISSREEYHVENCKNLQDKDGYRKQLREIRERYDELQVQLFRSQGESLALQAKLRKQNHCYKTLRSTEGDSFQGTVELKSQTSEEDFKETYDKSISDDPQSPTSGEYSVCISIKDPCTSDNKKESFRERMFTEEELSSCHSPRPRCNFYYRRKRALRTKATVKDCAKECTQCVLDNTSASDNTDTDGI